ACAGGTGACTATAATCTGAGTGCTTTGTGGCGTGTAATTCTAAATTGTGATCTCTGTTTCAATATACAGTAGGCTAGTCATATAGCGTGTGTTTCTAGGAGTCAGATAGTAAATAATCAAGGGGATctgacagagacagggaggacATCCTCCCTTCATAGGATCCACTGTGTCATTTAGCCCATGACATAAACACAGGAAGGAAGCtggcatatgtgtgtgtgtgtgtgtgtgtgtatgtgtgtgtgtgtgtgtgtgtgtgtgtgtgtgtgtgtgtgtgtgtgtgtgtgtggaggggggagGTCCCATCTTGTTTTACCCTAGTGAGGGAGCCAGATGTTTCCTCTGTCATTGCAAGCTCATAGACtttaacaaaataagagcaACTAAAGCTGACAACATGCTCATTTGCTGGCTTGAATACAAAAATTCCCTATGATACAATGCAAATACCCACCCAATAGGACACATCCGATGCAGTCAGCAGTATCATTTTCAGCATCAAATGAAATTGAGGTTAGGCCTAGTCCATATTCATAATTAAGGACTAAAACACATGGGTGAAGCCTACTCTTTTCGCAAACAGTAGGCTATACAAAACCAACAACTAATCTAATGTCAGCATAGCAAATGCTGAAATCAGGGCTGTTGTCCTGAAGCCAAGGTTAGTTAGAAAGGGTTAGACATTATTTGGAACATAGTCAAAATGTTGCAGTGAAgttgaaaaaattaaacaggAGGCCAGCAGCTCATTTTTTGCCCAGAGCCCCCTTAGAAGGTTTATCTGGAcattaagaaaaatataaaatgacacaaaaagctGCACTAATTGATATTATTCACATTAGGCTACACATGGTCAATTCATCCagccatcttcatccgcttatctggtatcgggggcagcagctccagcaggggaccccaaacttccctttgcTTAGCCACATCAACCCCTCCgcctgggggatcccgaggcgttcccaggccaggttagatAGAATACCTCCGTGGCTCCgtctagtcctgggtcttccccgacgCCTCCTCCCGgttggacgtgcctggaacacctccctagggaggcgcccaggaggcatccttaccagatgcccaaaccacctcaactggctcctttcgatgcaaaggagcagcggctctactccgagctccacAATGATGACTGAGCAattcaccctatctctaagggagacgccagccccccacCTGAGGAAACCCaattcggccgcttgtaccctagatctcgttctttcggtcatgacccagccttcatcaCCATAGGTAGGAgcaaaaactgaccggtagatcgagagcgtTGTCTGTCTTAGCTGtcttcgtcacaacggtgcgatgaattgaatgtaataccgcaccataATTCGGTGCTAATATATGCTGCTTTATGACAATTCCGGCTTTATTTCCCAATGACTGTCCTGTGAGAAGGTGGTTTTAAGACAGTTatcataattgtgttttgggATACAATGTTGTAAATTCCTAAATCACACATTTCTCAGATTTAGGCAGTAGGTTTCCAGAAGCTAATTTCTACTCCCTTAAAAAATAGATTAAGAAAAGAAATTCTTAAGTGttaaattaagattaatttaTGTGGAATTTGTTTAGTTTGTTAAAATAAGTCAAGCtttcacatatacagtaggctaggCCTATTAACAAATACgtgtttattatcattataattATTAGTAACAGTAGAAGTAGCCTAGTACTACAAGTGTTGTCATTATTAATTGTTTGTCATTAACATTTGGCCTCGCGTATCTCTTCTGTAAACTTCCGGGAGGGAAAACGAAGGGAGCACGACACCGGAAATGGAACCAAAAAAGAAGCTGAACCgtcaaaacataaacaacagaCCACTCAACCTTGTGGGAACGCAGTTAGCTTGCATTAAATATCTTTTACAAAAAAGCTTCATGCACGCATTCCTAATGTCGTGTATTTACGGTCAGAGAATTCCGTGTCGAGGCACTTAGCTCAGTGGCTAAGTAGTGAGGTGGAGAAAATATATCTCCAATAAAGATTAACGTTAGGTCTAAACTAAGAAGTACGCCTCGTCGGGCCTTCGAGTAGAGGTAACGCAAGCTATGCTAGTTAGCCACAACAAGCAATGTTAGCTGCTTGCTCGTTTTTCGACAACCAGCTATTTGGTTGTATAGCAGGACTGACTATAATATATGGTTTTTGAGTTAGCCTCACGCAGGCTTGTTAGCATTTGTTTGGTGAGCACTGCCGAGGACAATGCACTGTTAAGCACCACAAAGCAAATAGGGCATTACTCAGGCCTCTGagccagctaacgttaccaAGCGAGTTAGTTTATCGTTACATGCAGTGGTAGGTAAGTTGTAAAATTAGCCTGGCTGTAAATTTGGAAGCTACAGAGCTTAAAGGTAACTTGTGCCCCGCGGCACACATTGTGGCGTCAGTAACGGTAGTTGACGACAGTTCAGCGAGTGCAAGAAATGATGTTGGCTTACTTATGCATGATAGTTGTTATCTTTATTTgagccatttttgttttgtttgttgtaaacCTAAATATTGTTTTGTCGATAGCTTCTCCTTCGAGTCGACGCAGTACAGAGGAGACAGAATGGCTGAGGCTGACGACAAATCCACTGCTCTTAATGGTAAAGGATCAGTGCAAGAAAATAACTAAGTATTTCTACTGACCATAACCGTGTGAGCTGTCATGCTCCTTAGCACAGACAGTTAATCAGACACACGTTTGTTTCTTCTAGGTGGCTCTGAAGATAAAGAACCAGGAGAACATGAACACAAGGAAGCAGATGCCTCCGGAAGCAAAGAGGGAAAAACCCAGTCTTCTTGTCAAGAGGGTAACACCTTTCTTGTAGTTGAACAGCTCTTTAAAAAGCTTATGCTGCTAACATTGTTTGGtatgttacttttttaaattatgtttgcaTTATGTATATCTTGCATACTGCTGAGATAATGTTTTTGCAGCCTGATAGGATTTAACATTATTACAGATTACAGTAGCTGCTGTAGGCTACACCTTTTGTTGAGTGTCCCAGTGAGACAGCAATATCTTAACCTTATTCTCCATGGTTCTAACTTTCCCTATTTCTGTAGCTCCCAAAGAAACAGGAGAGGCATCTAGAGACAAGCCTACGCCAGATGTGGAAGGTGAGATGGGGccaaacagagaggaagaggaggaagaagacacAGACAGCATGGATGGCAGCGGTCTCTACTCCCTTACTGAGgatggtgagagagagagcgatgtAGGCAGACGGGAGAGAGCAAAGGATAAAGATGGCGGGAAAAGGGCAGCCAGAAAGAGGAATAGACCTGGCGGCGGCACCAATAACTCCACCAGCtcagatgaggatgatgatgatgaggacgaagaagaagaagaacagaaagATGATGAAGACGATGATGAGGCTATGGAGGCGTGGCTCGGAGCAGAGCTCCGTGACCTGCATGGCCCTATATGGCGGGCAATTCCCTCACTGCGCTCCAGGGAGATCGGCAGGAACGCACACCAGTTTGTAAGGCGTGTGTGTGGAGCCCGTGGTCTTGTGCAGAGGCTTGAGCTCCAGGGCCGACTGGAGAGGCACACGGGCTGTGTCAACACATTGCACTTCAACCCCTCGGGCACACGCCTGGCTTCAGGCAGCGATGACCTGCGAGTGGTGATCTGGGACTGGGCTGTGCGCCGTGCTGAGTTGGAGTTTGACAGTGGCCACAAGAGCAATGTCTTTCAGGTAGGGGGAACCAACATCTTTACCTCTTATGAGCAAAGAAGCAGATGCATTAAGGAGTAGAGTTGGTTAAAGATAAGAGAAAATTGTAGCCTACACTATTAACAGTGAGAGTTAGCAATTGCTATATGTAATAATCAACAGTAAAtgatagggctgggcaatatgttgATATTGAACTGGATATCGTCTTAGATGCTGGATATTgtgatatcgtgatatgacacaagtgttatCTGTCCCTGGTTTTAACggctgcatcacagtaaagtgatgtaatttttttgtacttaccagactgttctagctttTTATAATTTGCCTTTGCCCACTTATTTATTATAGATACATTAATAGATACattcaaaaatctcattgtgcaAATATTCTTTCGTacgcaccaattgtcaaccttacaatattgttgcaatatcGATTTTGAGGTATTCGGTTAACGATATTggaatattagatttttttctccatataaCCCAGCCCTAGTAAATTATAAAACGTAACAAAGTGACCATTGTGGTCAGAAACTTGAAATGAGTCTTCGCCCGTCCCTGATATGCATAGGCAAAGTTCCTGCCTCACAGTGGAGACTCCACCTTGGCCATGTGTGCTCGAGATGGTCAGATCAGAGTGGCTGAGCTCTCTGCCACACAGCGCTGCAAGAACACCAAGCGGGTAGCACAGCATAAAGGGGCAGCACACAAGGTGAGTGTTTGTTCTGCATTTGCGAATGAGAAATTAAGGACAGATTTCAGATAAGTAGGGAAAGGATAGGATAAGTTTCATCTGTGGTAAATCTGTTTAGGACTCTGATAGACTGATAATTAAGTGCATTTTCCCATCAcatctgtatgttttttaaattttgttccAGCTGGCCCTAGAGCCAGATTCCCCCTGCTCTTTTCTGTCTGCTGGAGAGGATGCTGTAGTGTTTGGTATTGACCTGCGTCTAGACCGTCCCGCCAAGTGAGTGATGCCATTATTAAAGTTAACCAAGTTTAAATTCAGTCACCCAGGAATTAGATTTGTTGTTGAATTGTGTAAAAGCTGGGGAAAATATCATAAACAATTCATGTATTAGCCATTCAACATTATAAAACTTTTCTCATTGCCAGATCTAATACCTGTTTTTCCATTGTGTCTCCTTGCATTTGTGTGGCAGTAAACTGGTGGTTGTAAAGGAGGGTGATAAAAAAGTGGGGTTGTACACCATCTTTGTCAACCCAGCAAAGACACAACACTTTGCTGTGGGCGGAAGAGATCAGTATGTGAGGTATGAAGCAGGTTTTGGTTCTAGTGCTGATTATTTCACTATTATTGCAAAATGGGATGCAATGGAAATTGTACAAAAATATTTGATATTGTTGCATACTGTCACATTCTCTTTTTCTCGCCCTCCTTAGGATCTATGACCAGAGGAAGATTAATGAGAATGATAACAATGGTGTCTTGAAAAAGTTTTGTCCTTCACATCTGGTATCCAGTGAGTCCAAAACCAACATAACCTGCCTTGTGTATAGTCATGATGGCACAGGTAAAAAAACTTTGCATGCAGTGTGTATGGAAATAATTTAAAGTCTTATGTTCATTTTCTTGCAATCTCCATGATCCtgtttcatatttatatttgaattacTTTGATTATCCTAACTTAATTTTTCATTCAGTTATGATCAAGTTTTagaaatattgaaaataatgagCCCCACACTTGATTCTTGCTTGattcaatgttttaaaatgccaaaaccTTTGCCATTCTTAGCCTTCCAGATGCAACCCAATGCAATGTCAGTGACACACACTTAATTATGTCCAATTAATATCTATTTTTATGAGATCAACAACTAAGCTGAGCTTGTCTAAATCTTCtctatttgatttaaaaagtctAGCCCATCTTCTGCCTTTATGGtattaaaaggaaactttaaactaactttttttgtgCATCATCTCTACAGAGCTCCTGGCAAGTTACAATGATGAGGACATCTACCTTTTTGACTCCAACCACAGTGATGGGGCTGACTATCGCAGGAGATACAAGGGACACCGCAATAATGCTACAGGTGTTAAATTAATTCCCAATTACATTAAtcatttattacagtaatacagtagTTCTCTTCGCATCTACACACAGCTTTAAAACTCAAACGTATCGGCTATAGCCCAACTTAACAAGCATTTGGCCAATAAAAACgtgtatttacagtatggcCTTATTTTGTTCTGAAGGGGTACTGCAAGGCTGTTATCACACAGACTGTATCAGTCTCTCTCATCTTCACCTCTTTCTCACAGTGAAGGGGGTGAACTTCTATGGGCCATGCAGTGAGTTTGTGGTCAGTGGCAGTGACTGCGGACACATCTACCTGTGGGACAAGAACTCTGCTCGCATAGTCCAGTTCATGGAGGGAGACAGGGGAGGAGTGGTgagtcaaagagagagagaataatatATATTTGGGCCGGGTTCAAAGATGACTAGGTCCTTAGTGGTAGGTATTTTTTCTGTAATATTGTGTGTTAGTGGTCACTACCGAGTATTTGTATACAGTTGCAGAAAAATactatttttcatattttattttgataaaaatgcaCTGCTTGCATATTTTCTTTAACAGTATAGTTAGCTTTTTGCTGCGGGGACAACAATCTCATTAATATTCTCTGTAAAATCCCCCATCTTCTTTATATTATCATCTCAGTCATTTTTTCTACCCTCGACAACTTCAGGTGAACTGTTTGGAGCCACATCCCCATCTGCCAGGTATTGCCACCAGTGGGCTGGACCACGACATCAAACTATGGGCCCCTACAGCTGAAAGCCCCACTGGACTCAAGGGTCTCAAAGAGGTATACTATTCTGTTCTATTTTTATTCCATTATGCTTGTTATATTTTGTGCCATCATTCTATTGGTTGGGGTAGCAGTCTACCTACTTCTTTGTAGAAACATAGGGATGCAGTGACCCCACTGACAACAGCTTTGTAACACAGCCTGTGCGGTATTGCAACGTAGGTGGAGCAGACAGATATTTAACATATTAAAACAGTTCACATTTTTTGTCTAAACCACTCACCGTATATGAAAATAAAGGTGAGTATGCCTGAACTGTCCATTATAATTGTCCATTGCACTGCAAAACAGCTAGGATAGCTCTGTATTGTAATAGATGTTTACAATGGCTATTAGGGGTCATTTTAATCCTCACTTGCTGCTGAATAAAATATTCATAACTTCATCATCATAACTTAGCATAGTAGGAATGATGGCAAacactgcaaagaaaaaaaataagattcaagatgtaaaacaagaaaaaaatcttaTGTAATGACTGGCAATGTCTAATGGATCACGGTGTGACATTAgctaattattttttgggacttttcccTTTATTCGATAGTGACAGTGaacagacaggaaaggggggagcAAAAGAGACAAGATGATACGCAGTAAAGAGCCACAAGTCAGATTTAAACCGGGCCGCGGTCAGTCAAAATGATTGCAATTAGATCTTTTCCTAATATCGTGCAGCCTTAATGCTACGTCCTGGCATAGTAATGGGATTTTTATCTAGGAGGTGTTTGCTCTGCATGTAAACTCCTGTTCTCAATATTCACACCCATTTTTGGGGTTTGTCAAGGtgatgaagaaaaacaagcgGGAGCGCGATGAGGACAGTGTGCGCCACGGTGACCAGTACGACACCCAGCTGCTGTGGTTCCTGATGAGACACATGAGGAACAGACGTCCACCAAGGGTGAGCTCTCAAACACTACAACTAACCAAATGCAACAAATGTAAATTACGTTTTGGAGTGTGGTGTTGAAAAGACATGAGCATTTACCAGGCAAATAGGTACAAACAAAAATATCCTGtctgttgcattatgggaaatgtaggatccagagTGTTTGGAGCTTTACCAATACCAGGGACAAAGTGTCAggatattagttttttttgttttaaatctgttccCTGTTCCATGTTGCTGGAGTGCCCCTTAAGTAGTATGTAGGATGCAGTTGCAACTACACTTGGATTGCAGTGCAATTTCAAACATAAGGACCAGGTCAGCAAGATGTTTGTATCCTATTTTGTCCCAAAATACTCTGATTCTTACTTAACTTTGTTCTCTACTTCTTTCTCTGGATACAGGCCCGACGTGAGGGTGCAGACGCAGACACAGATGAGTCCTGGAGCTCTCCAGATTCCTCtgatgaagaggaaggaggTCCAGACCACGTCCAGTGCATGTCCTCCTGAGCCACACATTCTTActtatacaaatatataaacacacacacacacacacacacactttgttgcCCTTGCATTGATGCATATCGGCAAGCACTATTGACACACTGGGACACTTaaataagatacattttttttacacacatacaaagtcaaacttatgaaaacacacactgacttaAACATACTTTTGAAGCAGAGTGACCGAGATGCTTAACGCCTTGTTTCCCAGCAGTTGTGAGTGTGCAAATAACGACAacagactgcacacacacagaattctgacttttgaGGATTGTACAAAGAGGTTTAGTGAGTGCTTACATCCCTATAAACTACTTGGAGGCCCCTGCTTGTCCATACATTATCTATATGCTCTGTTTAGCCCCAGATCAATGTACTGTGCACGTATGGCAACAAGCAAGCACCTCTCGTTGAGGTACCCTGTAGGAAGCTCTACATCGACAGCATACGCAAACCCCCCTCTTAAAACCACCTCTTGCTCTCGAGCTCTTTGTGCTGATAAAGGAAGTTTCAGCCGGGTGGAATGGCGTAGAATCGTTCCCTCAAATTATCCCTAAATGTGACCTCCTTTAAGATTTGAACTCGGAGGGAAACCCCAGTGTGCCCTCAGTGCAGCACCACAGTCTCATACTGATTTCTGGCTCTGAGCTTGTGCAGCTAGttgcatttttcacattttctcttcGAGGACTACTAAATCCCTACATGCTGCATCTCCGACATGCCCTCAAGCTACTCCctccccttctctttccctcaCTACTGAGTGCACTTTGAATCAGGGATGCTTTAGTTTAAGACATAGACAAAATGTGCACTGAGTGTGTGATTTTGGGGGGAGAGATGTTTAGTATCCTTCATTGGGAAAAAATCCCCACAGAGACGTTTAGTTTatttctattgatttttttgagaGGGGAGATATTTTGCACTTAAGCGTTTTTTGACTTAGGAAGAGGAGGTTTCTTTTGCTTTCACCagcctttcctcctcctccttcctccctcaCTCTTCATCCTGACACCCATCTTTGACAGGGAATCCTAGACGTATGAGGTAGATGGTGGTCAGCATGTGCATTGGCTAAGGACTGATGATTGGATCTGTTGGGGAACTGTGTAAGTTTAAAGAGCCTGTACCGACCTCAGATCAAATCCCAATTGAAACAGCGCCCTATGTGCCAATTGAGATTTGATAATAAAGGACTCCACTTATCCATGCGGTTCCTGAAAATCCTTCTACGATGCTAACAGTCTCAGATCAATTGCTGAATGACATTTTTCAGACACATTTTTGAACCAGGTCTTGTTTGCACTGCAGCCAGCACACCACTCGGGAGGAAACGTCTCTCTGTGTTCTATTAACAACCGTTCAAAGGAGGATTGGGGGAGAAGGGGGTCAATATGCTTGCCAGTTATTTGTTGTGTGAGAGCGATAATGTCCAgcttttctcattttctatgAGAACTCTAGTTAGTTGAAgttatatgtacatatataaatatatattaaaactgtaaaaaaaaaaaaaaaaaactttggcaaATGCTGTTTGACTTAAAAAATAGAACAAAGatgtcaaaacatttgattGGTATTGATGCAGAGGTTTATATTCTATATGAGGACAAAGTACTTTTAAAAtcgagaggagaaaaaaagttgaCTCAAGTTAccattttcttcagtttttccttttataaatGAAATCCCTGTTATGAACAGAACCGCTGTTATTTCAAGTGTTACAGTTTGGAATCTCTTTCTTGTACAAGAAAAATAGTATTTCCTTTATTCATCATTTGAGAGTTATTTACAGATTTTCCCACTGGCTGTTTTTTGGCATCTTGTATACATAAAAAGGCATTTGATGAACAATTTATTTTGTCCACCACCGCCTAATATTGCGTTCCACGAGTTAAGTTGGCAATATGTATGATTCGTgcaataaacaaaaagacagtGCTCCCGATGTTGTCATTTTATGGTCtcattctgtgttgtttttgtaacgCACCATATGAATTACCATTCTTAGTATTCATCTGTGGAGATTTTCTGCAGGCTGCCAGTAACATATCTTGCAGAGTTTGAACAATATGGGTTTGACCGCTCACACTGATAGATTAATGCAAGTCATCAATATTCTGTTCCATTATGTTATTTCAGTCATTTCGTTCTGAacttcagaaaagaaaaagaacatttaaaatctgAACAGCAGTCTTAAATGTCCTGACTAAAATTTCAGTCAAGACCCAAAAGCACTGGATACTACATTTTCCATAATGCAACCCAGTAGTGTCTTTCATAATTAGACCATCCCTGTGTAGATACAGCTCATGTACTTCCAACTCTACTTAAATTTGTAATACAGGctttttattaaaactaaaaacccATACTTTATACAACTCAACGggattgtgacattttctgtgtaAGTTCCTAAAAATGGACTACTGCTTGCTATGCAATTAGTTGGTCTCCATAATTCAAgcaatacaatttattttaaaaaggaagcTATTTTGACATCAGtcagaaaagcacaggtgtaaagaATAAAATGGATGGCTGGATTTCATTTAGCTGCTGCTGGTCCTgagcatgctggctcactgggacacttgaataaGTCAACAGTGGCACCTGTGCCGTTTCTACAGTGGAAAAGGCTTGTTGAATTGATTAATGGCTGTTTGGAGCCTGAGGAAGAGTGTGTGTCCAAATGATTTTGGATTTTGGGTGCCAATTTGAGGACTTAGTACACACAttgatttgattaatttaagAAGCAATTGCCATTTTTCAAAATCAGTTTCCACTATTCCCCTTACTTTATCTTAGTAGGGACTCGTGAGTAACCGGTCTactattcaattaaattttatttatatagagctaaatcacaacaattaGCTCACtgcgctttccataaagagcaggtctagaccttaCTCGGATGTTATTTACCGAAACCCAACAGTtaccaccaagagcaagcactaggcgacagaggcaaggaaaaacttccatTAAGAGCGGTATTAACTTTAGTTcggcacttttttgacttagGAAGGTTTCTTTTGGTTCCACTAGcctttcctcctcatcctccttcCTCACTCTTCATCCTGTGACTTAAGCAGAACATCATCTATATACAGAATTGAAATTTCTAAGAGCAGTTGATTCATGATCGGCTTGTTTCAGTTGAGAAATGACAAAAACCTGACAAATGAgcttgacatgtttttattcaacagGTCTCTGAGTGGGAATGTAAACTCCATACTTGTTGGCAacgaaaaacaaaacatatttcccaCACTTGTTACCAGTCACACCACATCTCCATCCTTGATCCAACATGAAAGGCAACTTTCATTCACATGAACAAAACTAACATAGTTAACACAAACAGAGGTGTCTGATCCGTAAAAGACATATGAAGTGTCAAACCAAAAGGATCTGTATAATTTAGCACAAATGCAGCGCAAATAGCCCTTTACAACTCATCCCAATTAGCAAGAAGTAATTACTTGATATGATGTTCTTGtaatacaaaatgaaacaaatctttTGGAATGAgtgttttatttatacagtgAGCTATTTTACATCTGTCACACACAGGAGGCAACAGTTGGGCTTCCAACCTGTTTCAGTCACTTGGGCAGGAAGCCCATGCCTCATGCATGAAGGGGATGTGTTCTAGCCTATCAAACACAATCTGCCATGACATAGTGCAGacataaatattaaaacatgcgcgcgcacacgcacacagagagagttatTCCTTGTACTCCAGAAACTGCTGCAATCTTTTTCGGTGCTCTGCAGACATCTGAACAGCACTGAGGATTTAAGaatatatgttaaaaaataaaaataaaaaataagtatacTCACCATCTTTTGTGTTTAGAATTTGAAATAAGTAAATTTTAATGCTAGGCCTTACTTTAAGTGATTTCCAAAAGTAGTCGTTATCCTGTAGATGGAAGTCTTGAGAGTGGCCCTGAGAGCAAAGCGCAGTGTTTTGTGAGTAGAGTCTCCCATGCTGCTGGCTGACCTGACTGGCTTACTGGAGGCGTGAGGCAGCTTGAAGTGGCGATCTACTGCCTGAAGACGAGAAGGACAGGACACAGCGGCTGTCAGTGTGTGCACGACGATCTTGTGTCaccatgtacagtatctgtAATTCCCTTTGTTTGCCTGATGGCACTGGTTCTTGTAAAATGTGAGAGGTTGTCTTATATGCACAAACGATTCAGAACAACAATTCTATCTTCTTACTTGCATCTACAGAATAAATTTCAACACAATTACATTTCAATAATAACTGAATGTTGCATATGTATTTACCTCTTAGAAAAACCCTGGAAATTAAGTTGTGTGGATCAATATAACAAATTTAATTTGATATTATCtacaacacaagactttcaaCATGGCTACT
The window above is part of the Etheostoma cragini isolate CJK2018 chromosome 12, CSU_Ecrag_1.0, whole genome shotgun sequence genome. Proteins encoded here:
- the dcaf8 gene encoding DDB1- and CUL4-associated factor 8, producing MAEADDKSTALNGGSEDKEPGEHEHKEADASGSKEGKTQSSCQEAPKETGEASRDKPTPDVEGEMGPNREEEEEEDTDSMDGSGLYSLTEDGERESDVGRRERAKDKDGGKRAARKRNRPGGGTNNSTSSDEDDDDEDEEEEEQKDDEDDDEAMEAWLGAELRDLHGPIWRAIPSLRSREIGRNAHQFVRRVCGARGLVQRLELQGRLERHTGCVNTLHFNPSGTRLASGSDDLRVVIWDWAVRRAELEFDSGHKSNVFQAKFLPHSGDSTLAMCARDGQIRVAELSATQRCKNTKRVAQHKGAAHKLALEPDSPCSFLSAGEDAVVFGIDLRLDRPANKLVVVKEGDKKVGLYTIFVNPAKTQHFAVGGRDQYVRIYDQRKINENDNNGVLKKFCPSHLVSSESKTNITCLVYSHDGTELLASYNDEDIYLFDSNHSDGADYRRRYKGHRNNATVKGVNFYGPCSEFVVSGSDCGHIYLWDKNSARIVQFMEGDRGGVVNCLEPHPHLPGIATSGLDHDIKLWAPTAESPTGLKGLKEVMKKNKRERDEDSVRHGDQYDTQLLWFLMRHMRNRRPPRARREGADADTDESWSSPDSSDEEEGGPDHVQCMSS